The following are encoded together in the Phragmites australis chromosome 19, lpPhrAust1.1, whole genome shotgun sequence genome:
- the LOC133900353 gene encoding DEAD-box ATP-dependent RNA helicase 52C-like has translation MSTSSRTSWADIADAEPAPPPPPPAAVAAPTPAPVANGPARSSYVPPHLRNRSSASAPPPSSAPPPRAAPGLLSRPGAGGGGGRPRPGRWDREPNPFAADEAAAAAEPAPFEEHQNTGINFDAYEDIPVETSGREVPPPVSTFAEIDLGEALSENIRRCKYVRPTPVQRHAIPISLTGRDLMACAQTGSGKTAAFCFPIISGILRGPPAQRPQRGGMRTAYPLALILSPTRELSMQIHDEARKFSYQTGVKVVVAYGGAPINQQLRDLERGVDILVATPGRLVDLLERARVSLQSIRYLALDEADRMLDMGFEPQVRRIVEQMDMPPPGVRQTLLFSATFPKEIQRMASDFLENYIFLAVGRVGSSTELIVQRIEFVQEADKRSHLMDLLHAQRDTGKQALTLVFVETKRGADSLESWLCMNGFPATSIHGDRNQQEREFALRSFKSGQTPILVATDVAARGLDIPHVAHVVNFDLPNDIDDYVHRIGRTGRAGKSGLATAFFNENNSSMARPLAELMQESNQEVPAWLSRYAARPSYGGGGRNRRSGGGSRFGGRDFRSDSSSFGKGGARGGGGHYGGGSSGGYGGSSSYGGGSYGGARAPSAWD, from the exons gcctgcgcctcctcctcctcctcccgccgccgtcgcggccCCTACCCCCGCCCCGGTCGCCAACGGCCCCGCCCGCTCCTCCTACGTCCCTCCCCACCTCCGCAACCGCTCCTCCGCGTCCGCCCCTCCCCCCTCCTCCGCGCCTCCCCCGCGCGCCGCCCCCGGCCTCCTCTCCCGCCCCGGcgccgggggcggcggcggcaggcccCGCCCAGGGCGATGGGACCGGGAGCCAAACCCCTTCGCGGCCGACGAGGCCGCGGCGGCTGCCGAGCCTGCCCCGTTCGAGGAGCATCAGAACACGGGGATCAACTTCGACGCGTACGAGGACATCCCCGTCGAGACCAGCGGCCGTGAGGTGCCCCCGCCCGTCTCCACCTTCGCGGAGATCGACCTCGGCGAGGCGCTCAGCGAGAACATCCGCCGGTGCAAGTACGTTCGCCCGACCCCCGTGCAGCGGCATGCGATCCCGATCTCGCTGACCGGGCGGGACCTCATGGCGTGCGCGCAGACGGGCTCCGGGAAGACGGCCGCGTTCTGCTTCCCCATCATCAGCGGCATCCTGCGGGGACCGCCCGCGCAGAGGCCACAGCGGGGCGGGATGAGGACCGCGTACCCGCTCGCGCTCATCCTCTCGCCCACCAGGGAGCTCtccatgcag ATTCATGATGAGGCGAGGAAATTTTCGTATCAGACAGGTGTTAAGGTGGTTGTTGCATATGGAGGAGCACCAATTAATCAGCAA TTAAGAGATCTTGAGAGGGGTGTTGACATTCTTGTGGCTACTCCTGGTCGTTTGGTTGACTTGTTAGAAAGGGCAAGAGTTTCTTTGCAGTCAATTAGATACCTTGCCCTTGATGAGGCAGATAGAATGCTTGATATGGGTTTTGAACCACAAGTTAGGAGAATTGTTGAGCAAATGGACATGCCTCCACCAGGTGTCAGGCAGACACTTCTGTTTAGCGCGACATTCCCAAAAGAAATCCAG AGAATGGCCTCAGACTTCCTGGAGAACTACATCTTCCTAGCTGTTGGAAGAGTTGGATCGAGTACTGAGTTGATTGTCCAAAGAATTGAGTTTGTGCAGGAGGCAGACAAAAGAAGCCACCTTATGGATCTGCTACATGCTCAAAGAGATACTGGAAAG CAAGCTCTCACACTTGTCTTTGTGGAAACCAAAAGGGGTGCTGATTCATTGGAAAGCTGGTTGTGTATGAATGGGTTTCCAGCTACTTCTATTCATGGAGACAGAAATCAGCAG GAAAGAGAATTTGCTTTGAGATCCTTCAAGAGTGGCCAAACTCCTATTCTAGTTGCAACTGATGTGGCAGCTCGTGGCCTTGACATTCCTCATGTTGCTCATGTAGTGAACTTCGATCTCCCCAATGATATTGATGATTACGTACATAGGATTGGAAGGACTGGGAGAGCAGGAAAGAGCGGACTTGCAACTGCTTTCTTCAACGAGAATAACTCGTCAATGGCAAGACCTCTTGCTGAACTTATGCAAGAATCTAATCAGGAAGTACCTGCATGGCTCTCACGCTATGCAGCTCGCCCTTCGTACGGTGGTGGAGGGAGGAACCGACGATCTGGAGGTGGGAGCCGTTTCGGTGGTCGTGACTTCCGCAGTGACTCTTCCTCATTCGGCAAGGGGGGTGCTCGTGGTGGTGGCGGTCACTATGGTGGAGGCAGCAGTGGTGGTTATGGTGGTTCTTCTTCATACGGGGGTGGTAGCTATGGTGGGGCTAGGGCTCCGAGCGCCTGGGATTAA